A part of Maridesulfovibrio hydrothermalis AM13 = DSM 14728 genomic DNA contains:
- a CDS encoding radical SAM protein codes for MQLYTSLKVFHYQEKLDSLPRTSGEVKAPVHIRIKPTNICNHSCSYCAYRDDNLQLGQDMVIKDKIPADKMAEIVEDCIEMDVKAVTFSGGGEPFCYPYLAETARALADGGISIASLTNGGLLKGEVAKVFARQGTWIRVSMDGWDGPSYSKFRNVPEDEFAKVMLNIENFQKLDGDCFLGVSYIVNRDNAGHVFEMGRKLKDAGVNSVKFSACVVSNEGRENNAYHAPVFDKIKEQTLRAQEELADDGFEVFDSYHRLDEKFDKNYDWCPYQQILPIIGADQRVYSCQDKAYNLDCGVLGSIKDQRFKTFWFDGVEKFFKINPSCDCNHHCVSNGKNMLIHEYLGADPDHLAFV; via the coding sequence ATGCAGCTCTATACAAGTCTGAAGGTTTTTCATTATCAGGAAAAACTGGATTCTCTTCCGCGGACATCCGGTGAAGTGAAGGCTCCTGTTCATATTCGGATCAAGCCTACAAATATCTGTAATCACAGCTGTTCCTATTGTGCATACCGTGACGATAACTTGCAGCTTGGGCAGGATATGGTCATAAAGGATAAAATTCCGGCTGATAAAATGGCTGAAATTGTTGAGGATTGCATTGAGATGGACGTTAAGGCGGTTACCTTCAGCGGGGGCGGTGAGCCTTTTTGTTATCCGTACCTTGCGGAGACAGCCCGTGCTTTGGCTGATGGCGGGATAAGCATCGCTTCGCTCACTAATGGGGGGCTTCTTAAAGGTGAGGTTGCGAAAGTGTTTGCCCGTCAGGGGACTTGGATAAGAGTTTCCATGGATGGCTGGGACGGCCCCAGTTATTCAAAATTTAGAAATGTGCCAGAAGATGAATTTGCAAAGGTTATGCTTAATATTGAGAACTTCCAGAAGCTTGACGGGGATTGTTTTCTGGGGGTCAGCTATATTGTTAATCGGGATAATGCTGGTCATGTTTTTGAAATGGGGCGGAAGCTGAAAGATGCAGGGGTCAACAGCGTCAAGTTTTCTGCTTGCGTTGTAAGCAATGAAGGCAGGGAAAACAATGCCTACCATGCACCTGTTTTTGACAAAATTAAAGAGCAGACCCTGCGCGCGCAAGAAGAACTGGCTGATGACGGTTTTGAAGTTTTTGACTCTTACCATCGTCTCGATGAAAAGTTTGATAAGAATTACGACTGGTGTCCATATCAGCAGATTTTGCCGATCATCGGTGCGGACCAGCGGGTCTACTCTTGTCAAGACAAAGCATACAACCTTGACTGCGGCGTGTTGGGATCAATTAAAGATCAGCGGTTTAAAACTTTCTGGTTTGACGGGGTGGAGAAGTTTTTTAAAATCAACCCCTCCTGTGATTGCAATCACCACTGTGTTTCCAATGGCAAAAACATGCTGATTCATGAATATCTGGGAGCAGATCCGGACCATTTGGCCTTCGTGTAG
- a CDS encoding cytidylyltransferase domain-containing protein: MEILAIIPARGGSKGIKNKNLLKLCDLSLLGRSISNALKCPEISRILVSTDSSQIAEEGLKYGAEVPFMRPDELSGDKAETIEAVIHALTWLKENENYEPDAVICLQCTSPFVQAKDLRNGIKIFINQKAQAVFSVCEAASHPMKMGSINEQGTWEHLLCSPSETCRQKLDKIYQHNGAFYIVDTGIILTERTWFPDRTLPYIMPQDMSIDLDTERDLKYLEFLMQERSFQELYKS, encoded by the coding sequence ATGGAAATTCTGGCAATTATTCCCGCCCGCGGAGGCTCAAAAGGAATAAAGAACAAAAACCTGCTAAAACTCTGTGACCTGTCTCTACTTGGAAGGTCAATCAGCAATGCTCTTAAATGTCCCGAAATATCCAGAATTCTGGTTTCCACCGACAGTTCTCAAATTGCTGAAGAAGGCTTAAAATACGGGGCTGAAGTTCCCTTCATGCGCCCGGATGAACTTAGCGGAGACAAGGCTGAGACAATTGAGGCCGTTATCCACGCCCTGACATGGCTGAAAGAAAATGAAAACTATGAACCGGATGCGGTTATATGCCTGCAATGCACTTCACCTTTTGTTCAAGCTAAAGACTTACGCAACGGGATTAAAATTTTCATCAATCAAAAAGCACAGGCTGTTTTTTCTGTTTGTGAAGCGGCCAGCCATCCCATGAAAATGGGAAGTATAAATGAGCAAGGTACATGGGAGCATCTACTTTGCTCTCCTTCGGAAACCTGCAGGCAGAAACTGGACAAAATTTATCAGCATAACGGTGCATTTTACATTGTGGACACCGGAATTATATTGACAGAGAGAACATGGTTTCCAGACAGAACCCTTCCATACATTATGCCGCAAGATATGAGCATTGATCTGGACACCGAAAGAGACCTGAAATATCTGGAATTTTTAATGCAGGAAAGAAGCTTTCAGGAACTTTATAAAAGCTGA
- a CDS encoding N-acetylneuraminate synthase family protein — MPAFKLGNIFAGDDFPPLCIAEIGINHEGDFWKAEQMIRDAAGTGVQCVKLQTHVIEDEMIPNDVIPGNATESIWDIMSRCVLSKDEEARLKDLAEELGLLFLSTPFSRAAADQLEELGVDGYKIGSGECNNYPLISHIAAFGKPIILSTGMNSIETVAPGVEILESAGVPYALLHCTSIYPTPYEKVRLDALGDLRRAFPNAVIGLSDHSMGIWTCLGAVSLGASILEKHFTSDRSWPGPDVPISILPEELADMVSGSRAIHAALGGSKSILPEEQPTIDFAYASVVTIKPIKKGEVFNMENLWVKRPGTGRFIAKDFESLLGKRAACDIEVNLQLTEEMVQ, encoded by the coding sequence ATGCCTGCATTCAAGTTGGGAAATATTTTTGCGGGAGATGATTTCCCTCCCCTTTGTATTGCTGAAATAGGAATTAATCACGAGGGGGATTTCTGGAAGGCCGAGCAGATGATTCGCGATGCCGCCGGAACCGGTGTCCAGTGTGTGAAATTGCAGACACATGTGATTGAAGACGAAATGATCCCCAATGATGTTATTCCCGGAAATGCCACTGAAAGTATCTGGGATATCATGTCCAGATGTGTACTCAGTAAAGATGAAGAGGCTAGGCTTAAAGATCTAGCAGAAGAGTTGGGGCTTCTGTTTTTATCTACTCCTTTTTCCCGGGCCGCTGCAGATCAGCTGGAAGAGCTTGGCGTGGATGGATATAAAATCGGTTCAGGAGAATGCAATAATTATCCTCTGATCTCCCATATTGCCGCTTTCGGCAAGCCGATTATTCTCAGTACCGGCATGAATTCCATTGAAACAGTTGCTCCCGGCGTAGAGATTCTTGAATCTGCCGGTGTTCCGTATGCGTTGCTGCATTGCACATCTATATATCCCACCCCTTATGAAAAAGTGCGTCTTGATGCTCTTGGTGATTTGCGCAGGGCATTTCCCAATGCGGTTATTGGTCTCAGTGACCATTCTATGGGGATATGGACCTGCCTTGGAGCTGTGTCTTTAGGAGCTTCAATTCTTGAGAAACATTTTACTTCCGACAGATCATGGCCTGGTCCTGACGTGCCTATTTCTATTTTACCGGAAGAGCTTGCCGATATGGTGTCAGGCTCCCGGGCGATTCATGCCGCTTTGGGGGGGAGTAAGTCTATTCTTCCTGAAGAACAACCGACAATTGATTTTGCTTACGCCTCAGTGGTGACTATTAAGCCAATAAAAAAGGGTGAAGTGTTCAACATGGAAAATCTATGGGTTAAGCGTCCCGGTACCGGCAGGTTTATTGCTAAGGATTTTGAGTCGCTACTGGGTAAACGGGCTGCATGTGACATTGAAGTTAATCTGCAATTAACTGAAGAAATGGTGCAATGA
- the neuC gene encoding UDP-N-acetylglucosamine 2-epimerase, which produces MKKIVFLTGTRADFGKLKSLIFSVQKSPELESHVFVTGMHMLAKYGPTHIELDKAGVKNMYKYINQRSGTDMDVALSNTIIGFSNYVHEVKPDLIIVHGDRVEALAGAIVGSFNTILVGHIEGGEISGTIDEFIRHSITKLANVHFVSNKVAAKRLVQMGENADSIFEIGSPDIDVMLNSNLPGIASVKKRYEINFDSYKILLYHPVTTELLSLKERAGEVVDACIESGEKFVVIYPNNDKGTEIIFKAYEKFHGNDRFRLLPSMRFEFFLSLLKHSTGIVGNSSAGIGEAGVYGVPAINVGSRQYNRSKCDSIVHAPEDKDKIIECLKKIEGLRIPCNFEFGDGKSTERFMSILDRGDLWKIKHQKQFVDIS; this is translated from the coding sequence ATGAAAAAAATAGTCTTTTTGACAGGCACGAGAGCTGATTTTGGAAAGCTTAAAAGTTTGATTTTTTCAGTGCAGAAAAGTCCTGAGCTGGAAAGTCATGTTTTTGTCACTGGTATGCATATGCTGGCTAAGTACGGCCCGACTCATATCGAGCTGGATAAAGCCGGTGTTAAAAATATGTATAAATATATCAACCAGCGGTCCGGAACAGATATGGATGTGGCCCTTTCAAATACAATAATCGGTTTTAGTAACTATGTTCATGAGGTTAAACCGGACCTGATAATTGTTCATGGGGATAGGGTGGAAGCACTGGCTGGAGCTATTGTCGGCAGCTTCAATACTATACTGGTAGGGCATATTGAAGGCGGAGAGATATCCGGAACAATTGATGAATTCATACGGCATTCCATTACCAAGCTTGCTAATGTTCATTTTGTTTCTAATAAGGTGGCAGCAAAAAGACTGGTGCAGATGGGAGAGAATGCAGACAGTATTTTTGAAATAGGGTCTCCTGATATTGATGTAATGTTGAATTCAAATCTTCCCGGAATAGCCTCTGTAAAGAAGAGGTATGAAATAAATTTTGATAGTTATAAAATCCTTTTGTACCACCCTGTCACTACAGAATTATTATCTTTAAAAGAAAGGGCTGGAGAGGTTGTTGATGCATGTATAGAGTCCGGAGAAAAATTTGTCGTGATCTACCCTAACAATGACAAAGGCACTGAAATTATTTTCAAGGCTTATGAAAAGTTTCATGGCAATGACCGGTTCAGGCTGCTGCCGTCCATGAGATTTGAATTTTTCCTAAGTCTTTTAAAGCACAGTACGGGCATTGTCGGTAATTCCAGTGCCGGCATAGGAGAAGCCGGGGTTTACGGTGTCCCGGCAATTAATGTGGGGTCAAGACAGTACAACCGCTCTAAATGTGACTCCATTGTTCATGCCCCTGAAGATAAAGATAAAATAATTGAATGCTTGAAGAAGATTGAAGGATTGCGCATTCCCTGCAATTTTGAATTCGGTGATGGGAAAAGCACTGAGCGGTTTATGAGTATTCTTGATCGGGGAGATCTCTGGAAAATTAAGCATCAGAAACAGTTTGTGGATATATCATGA
- a CDS encoding metallophosphoesterase family protein → MQKKLSRRDFFKFGGAAAVAAGAMQFVPTTKAFASPAPSDFGTVRFAVIADPHLDIKGKNGVKMGADSLECVKKTVAALNMEQDLTFVMVCGDLLLNGEWENARALKAELDRLKAPYMVVAGNHDFVPSAEKRRKGFTYLTIEEFVKFFEGHGYEKNGERYYSREIVPGLRVIGLDANLPLTPKKWGGVLPKEQMSWLDKELTKNKDSLHIVFIHHNIVSWSGDELKGGSKQWFCIDNAVEVRDLLAKHAAVAPMIISGHRHIALNLKELNGVNYITSPSINTHPMRYSIYDVNHTGFSWQTPSVAMETATHLEARENLLSSTGWRASQFSERNSFNDMEVLALFENNGMRMGQKKLKG, encoded by the coding sequence ATGCAAAAGAAATTAAGCCGTCGTGATTTTTTCAAATTTGGAGGTGCTGCTGCTGTTGCAGCTGGCGCTATGCAGTTTGTTCCCACCACTAAAGCCTTCGCCTCTCCGGCTCCGTCTGATTTTGGAACTGTCCGATTTGCTGTCATTGCCGACCCGCATCTGGATATTAAAGGCAAAAACGGCGTAAAGATGGGGGCAGACAGTCTGGAGTGTGTTAAAAAAACTGTTGCTGCCTTAAACATGGAGCAGGATCTGACTTTCGTCATGGTCTGCGGTGATCTGCTTCTTAACGGAGAATGGGAAAATGCCCGGGCGCTCAAAGCTGAACTTGATCGCCTCAAAGCTCCGTATATGGTCGTTGCCGGTAATCACGATTTTGTTCCCAGTGCAGAAAAACGTAGAAAGGGCTTCACGTACCTTACCATTGAAGAATTCGTAAAGTTTTTTGAAGGACACGGGTATGAAAAAAACGGTGAGCGATACTATTCCAGAGAAATCGTTCCCGGGCTACGCGTCATCGGTCTGGATGCCAACCTTCCGCTTACCCCGAAAAAATGGGGCGGTGTTCTTCCGAAAGAACAGATGTCATGGCTGGACAAAGAGTTGACCAAGAACAAAGACAGCCTTCATATTGTGTTTATTCATCACAACATCGTGAGCTGGTCTGGAGATGAATTGAAAGGTGGTTCCAAGCAATGGTTTTGTATCGACAACGCTGTTGAAGTCCGCGACCTGCTTGCCAAGCATGCAGCTGTAGCCCCTATGATTATTTCCGGTCATCGTCATATTGCTTTGAACCTGAAAGAACTTAACGGGGTTAACTACATAACCTCCCCCTCCATCAATACTCATCCCATGCGTTATTCCATTTATGATGTAAATCATACCGGATTTTCGTGGCAGACCCCCTCTGTTGCAATGGAAACGGCAACACATCTGGAAGCACGTGAAAATCTGCTTTCATCTACAGGGTGGCGGGCGTCTCAGTTTTCCGAGCGTAACAGTTTTAATGATATGGAAGTGCTGGCCCTGTTTGAAAATAACGGCATGCGAATGGGCCAGAAAAAGCTTAAAGGCTGA